A single Vigna radiata var. radiata cultivar VC1973A chromosome 8, Vradiata_ver6, whole genome shotgun sequence DNA region contains:
- the LOC106771979 gene encoding protein transport protein Sec24-like At4g32640: MAAPVPPGAPRPGSNTPQPPPPNYVPNIRGTPDALADNMHNLNLNRPPMTSNPASRPPPFGQPPPFPSSASSPGFPGSSPPFSRPGPPPGPMVRPAGPPTGQPLSTFPPNVAPGRPTGPPPGQPPSFVSRPPPGSLPPAVSAVAPVSGVPPPGGSPQTRPLVPPQAIPGARPSPGPFSSPPMSAPPAVVPTSASGNFMNNGPPVFSAGALAGPQRFPVASVTQPPVGPPPTMRAPPGPVGPQPPYPMASQGIMQPPSSPFGAPSWQMQSQQVAPPPPVPGPSQPPRMFGMPPPMANQSMTTTISPAVGQTGAPMAGPSKIDPNQIPRPTPGSSVILHETRQGNQATIPPSATSDFIVRDTGNCSPRYMKCTINQVPFTADLLATSGMQLAMLVQPLALPHPSEEPIQVVDFGESGPVRCSRCKAYINPFMKFIDQGRRFICNLCGFSDETPRDYHCNLGPDGRRRDADERPELCRGTVEFVATKEFMVREPMPAVYFFLIDVSMNAVQTGAAAAACSAISQVISDLPEGPRTFVGVATFDSTIHFYNLKRALQQPLMLIVPDVQDVYTPLQTDVIVPLSECREHLQLLLENIPTMFQNNRTSESAFGAAIKAAFLAMKDTGGKLLAFQSVLPSIGIGALSAREAEGRTNISAGEKEAHKLLQPADKTFKELAVEFAEYQVCVDVFVTTQTYVDIASISVIPRTTGGQVYYYYPFSAISDTAKLYNDLRWNITRPQGFEAVMRVRCSQGIQVQEYYGNFCKRIPTDVDLPGIDCDKNFMVTLKHDDKLQDGSECAFQCALLYTTLYGQRRIRVVTLSLPVTSMLSNLFRAADLDTQFCCFLKQAANEIPSKPLPLVREQVTNLCINALFSYRKFCATVSSSGQLILPEALKLLPLYTLALTKSTGLRTEGKIDERSFWINYVSSISVPLAIPLVYPRMVAIHDLESKEDEDSVIPAFLPLSSEHISDDGIYLLENGHDCLIYVGDSVNHDIVRKLFGVATIDEVPTLFVLQQYDNPLSKRLNEVINEIRRQRCSYLRLKLCRKGDPSGMLFFSYMIEDKSAGGFSYVEFLIHVHRQIQNKMTS, from the exons ATGGCTGCTCCTGTGCCTCCAGGGGCACCTAGACCCGGCAGTAACACACCACAGCCACCTCCCCCTAATTACGTCCCTAACATCAGGGGCACTCCTGATGCACTCGCTGATAATATGCACAATTTGAATCTTAATCGGCCTCCCATGACCTCGAATCCTGCTTCCAGACCTCCCCCATTTGGTCAACCACCACCTTTTCCTTCTTCGGCCTCATCACCGGGGTTCCCTGGTTCCTCACCGCCATTTTCACGACCTGGGCCACCTCCTGGACCCATGGTGAGGCCTGCAGGGCCTCCTACTGGACAACCATTGTCTACATTTCCACCAAATGTTGCTCCTGGAAGGCCCACTGGGCCACCTCCTGGTCAACCTCCATCTTTTGTGTCAAGACCCCCTCCAGGCTCTCTTCCACCGGCGGTTAGTGCTGTTGCGCCTGTTTCTGGGGTTCCTCCTCCTGGTGGTTCTCCACAAACCCGTCCGCTAGTGCCACCTCAAGCGATTCCTGGTGCTCGTCCTAGTCCGGGTCCTTTTTCTTCACCGCCAATGAGTGCTCCCCCGGCTGTAGTCCCTACCAGTGCATCGGGTAATTTCATGAATAATGGGCCGCCTGTATTTTCTGCCGGGGCTTTGGCAGGTCCCCAACGCTTTCCTGTTGCCAGTGTGACACAACCTCCTGTTGGACCTCCTCCAACCATGAGAGCTCCTCCAGGTCCAGTTGGTCCCCAACCCCCCTATCCCATGGCATCTCAAGGAATAATGCAGCCTCCAAGTTCACCTTTTGGAGCCCCTTCTTGGCAGATGCAATCCCAGCAG GTAGCACCACCTCCTCCTGTTCCTGGTCCTTCACAGCCTCCTCGGATGTTTGGCATGCCACCACCAATGGCAAATCAATCTATGACTACTACCATATCACCTGCTGTTGGTCAAACTGGAGCCCCCATGGCAGGGCCTTCCAAAATTGATCCCAATCAAATTCCAAGACCTACTCCTGGTTCCTCTGTTATTTTGCATGAAACTCGTCAAGGCAACCAAGCAACCATTCCTCCG TCTGCTACAAGCGATTTCATTGTAAGAGATACAGGGAATTGCAGTCCACGTTACATGAAGTGCACAATCAATCAG GTTCCTTTCACTGCTGATCTTTTGGCAACATCAGGAATGCAATTGGCTATGCTAGTCCAACCGCTGGCCCTTCCACACCCATCTGAGGAGCCTATTCAa GTTGTTGATTTTGGAGAGAGTGGTCCTGTTCGTTGCTCTCGTTGCAAGGCTTACATTAACCCCTTCATGAAATTCATTGATCAGGGAAGGCGTTTCATATGCAATTTATGTG GATTTAGTGATGAAACTCCACGGGACTACCACTGCAATTTAGGTCCAGATGGTCGGCGTAGAGATGCTGATGAAAGGCCTGAGCTGTGTAGGGGAACCGTTGAATTTGTTGCAACAAAAGAATTCATG GTTCGTGAGCCAATGCCTGCAGTGTACTTCTTTCTCATTGATGTATCCATGAATGCTGTTCAAACTGGTGCAGCAGCTGCAGCTTGCAGTGCAATAAGTCAAGTTATTTCAGACCTTCCT GAGGGTCCTCGTACATTTGTCGGAGTTGCAACTTTTGACTCAACAATTCATTTCTACAACTTGAAACGTGCACTGCAGCAG CCACTGATGCTCATTGTTCCCGATGTCCAAGATGTTTATACTCCCTTGCAAACTGACGTAATTGTTCCTCTATCGGAG TGCCGTGAACACTTACAATTACTTCTGGAAAACATTCCTACCATGTTCCAAAATAATAGAACCTCTGAATCAGCCTTTGGCGCAGCTATCAAg gCAGCTTTCCTTGCAATGAAGGACACTGGAGGAAAGTTGTTGGCTTTCCAGTCAG TCTTGCCATCTATTGGCATTGGTGCCCTCTCTGCAAGGGAGGCTGAAGGTAGAACAAACATCTCTGCAGGTGAAAAG GAAGCCCATAAATTACTTCAACCTGCAGATAAAACGTTCAAGGAACTGGCTGTTGAATTTGCTGAGTATCAG GTTTGTGTTGATGTGTTTGTGACTACTCAGACTTATGTAGACATTGCTTCCATATCTGTCATCCCGCGGACTACTGGTGGACAG GTCTATTACTATTATCCCTTCTCAGCTATTTCTGATACAGCGAAACTTTACAATGATCTTAGATGGAACATCACTAGGCCACAAGGTTTTGAGGCTGTAATGCGTGTGCGGTGCAGTCAG GGTATCCAAGTGCAGGAATACTATGGCAACTTCTGTAAACGCATCCCAACTGATGTCGACTTACCTGGG ATTGACTGTGACAAAAATTTCATGGTAACTTTGAAACATGACGATAAGTTACAGGATGGATCAGAATGTGCTTTTCAG TGTGCCCTTCTTTACACAACTCTATACGGCCAAAGAAGGATACGTGTGGTGACGTTATCTCTTCCTGTCACTAGCATGCTCAGTAATCTGTTCCGTGCAGCTGATTTGGACACTCAATTTTGCTGTTTCTTAAAACAGG CTGCTAATGAGATTCCTTCAAAGCCACTCCCACTTGTTCGGGAACAAGTGACAAACCTTTGCATTAATGCACTATTTTCATACCGTAAATTTTGTGCAACGGTGTCCTCATCTGGACAACTTATTCTCCCTGAGGCACTGAAGCTTTTGCCCCTGTACACACTTG cATTAACTAAGAGTACAGGGTTGAGAACGGAGGGGAAAATAGATGAACGGTCATTTTGGATAAATTATGTGTCCTCTATCTCTGTTCCATTGGCAATACCACTTGTGTATCCTAGGATGGTGGCTATCCATGATCTTGAATCAAAG GAAGATGAAGATTCTGTTATTCCtgcctttcttcctctttctagTGAACACATTAGTGATGATGGAATATATCTTCTTGAGAATGGTCAcgattgtttgatatatgttgGAGACTCTGTGAATCATGACATTGTGAGGAAACTGTTTGGCGTTGCTACAATTGACGAAGTGCCTACTCTG TTTGTATTGCAGCAATATGACAATCCATTATCGAAGAGGTTAAATGAAGTGATAAATGAGATACGGCGGCAAAGATGTTCCTACCTCCG GTTAAAGCTCTGCAGGAAAGGGGATCCATCAG GAATGTTATTCTTCTCATATATGATAGAAGACAAGAGCGCAGGTGGCTTCTCCTATGTAGAGTTTCTTATCCATGTTCATAggcaaattcaaaataaaatgacatcATAA
- the LOC106771203 gene encoding uncharacterized protein LOC106771203 isoform X1 has protein sequence MTHQVVRPLRQWPWFHHHRTCVTLPLLLHHHHHHHRHHNHLLSPPSPHPSTSKTSPISHRFSFATLASSRPKLRTPNSPLPTTSDTDLEAKKSRNELKREAKRAVKWGMDLASFSAPQIKRILRVASLDQVVFEAVMLVKFIVEEKVFVVLPQRLGPDVREGRRRQFNYIGKLLRDVDPELMDRLIKATKDSDHKELQALTGLGSDDPEDDDEDDSVESESEEDQEESNWHDGQVTRWFDGLISKDIEISNEIYSVQGVEFDRQELRKLVRRVHITQETKADNEEEEKKIETATLGAKKALIRFLRGLTKRIHYEY, from the exons ATGACCCACCAAGTGGTAAGGCCCCTAAGACAGTGGCCATGGTTCCACCACCACCGCACTTGTGTCACCCTTCCtctcctcctccaccaccaccaccaccaccaccgccaccacaaCCACCTTCTTTCTCCTCCATCACCTCACCCCAGTACATCTAAAACATCGCCAATCTCTCACCGCTTTTCGTTTGCCACGCTCGCTTCTTCTCGTCCTAAACTTCGAACACCCAACTCTCCTCTACCAACCACCTCTGACACGGATCTAGAGGCCAAGAAGAGCCGGAACGAACTGAAGCGAGAAGCCAAGCGCGCTGTCAAGTGGGGAATGGACTTGGCTTCCTTCTCCGCTCCACAAATCAAACGCATCCTTAG GGTCGCTTCCTTGGACCAAGTTGTGTTCGAAGCTGTTATGCTCGTTAAG TTTATTGTTGAAGAGAAAGTGTTTGTTGTTTTGCCTCAGAGACTGGGACCTGATGTCCGGGAAGGAAGGCGGAGGCAGTTTAACTATATCG GGAAATTGCTACGGGATGTGGATCCTGAGTTAATGGATCGATTAATTAAAGCTACGAAAGATTCAGATCACAAAGAGTTGCAAGCTTTAACTGGCTTAGGGTCTGATGACcctgaagatgatgatgaagatgactCGGTTGAATCTGAATCAGAGGAGGACCAGGAG GAATCCAATTGGCACGATGGTCAGGTGACAAGGTGGTTTGATGGTTTGATCAGCAAGGACATTGAAATCTCCAATGAAATTTATTCAGTCCAAGGAGTTGAATTTGATCGCCAG GAGTTGCGAAAGCTTGTACGTAGAGTGCACATTACTCAAGAGACGAAGGCTGataatgaagaagaggagaaaaaaatagaaacagcAACACTAGGTGCTAAGAAGGCTCTTATTCGTTTCCTTCGTGGCCTTACAAAGAGAATCCATTATGAATACTAA
- the LOC106771203 gene encoding uncharacterized protein LOC106771203 isoform X2, whose amino-acid sequence MTHQVVRPLRQWPWFHHHRTCVTLPLLLHHHHHHHRHHNHLLSPPSPHPSTSKTSPISHRFSFATLASSRPKLRTPNSPLPTTSDTDLEAKKSRNELKREAKRAVKWGMDLASFSAPQIKRILRVASLDQVVFEAVMLVKRLGPDVREGRRRQFNYIGKLLRDVDPELMDRLIKATKDSDHKELQALTGLGSDDPEDDDEDDSVESESEEDQEESNWHDGQVTRWFDGLISKDIEISNEIYSVQGVEFDRQELRKLVRRVHITQETKADNEEEEKKIETATLGAKKALIRFLRGLTKRIHYEY is encoded by the exons ATGACCCACCAAGTGGTAAGGCCCCTAAGACAGTGGCCATGGTTCCACCACCACCGCACTTGTGTCACCCTTCCtctcctcctccaccaccaccaccaccaccaccgccaccacaaCCACCTTCTTTCTCCTCCATCACCTCACCCCAGTACATCTAAAACATCGCCAATCTCTCACCGCTTTTCGTTTGCCACGCTCGCTTCTTCTCGTCCTAAACTTCGAACACCCAACTCTCCTCTACCAACCACCTCTGACACGGATCTAGAGGCCAAGAAGAGCCGGAACGAACTGAAGCGAGAAGCCAAGCGCGCTGTCAAGTGGGGAATGGACTTGGCTTCCTTCTCCGCTCCACAAATCAAACGCATCCTTAG GGTCGCTTCCTTGGACCAAGTTGTGTTCGAAGCTGTTATGCTCGTTAAG AGACTGGGACCTGATGTCCGGGAAGGAAGGCGGAGGCAGTTTAACTATATCG GGAAATTGCTACGGGATGTGGATCCTGAGTTAATGGATCGATTAATTAAAGCTACGAAAGATTCAGATCACAAAGAGTTGCAAGCTTTAACTGGCTTAGGGTCTGATGACcctgaagatgatgatgaagatgactCGGTTGAATCTGAATCAGAGGAGGACCAGGAG GAATCCAATTGGCACGATGGTCAGGTGACAAGGTGGTTTGATGGTTTGATCAGCAAGGACATTGAAATCTCCAATGAAATTTATTCAGTCCAAGGAGTTGAATTTGATCGCCAG GAGTTGCGAAAGCTTGTACGTAGAGTGCACATTACTCAAGAGACGAAGGCTGataatgaagaagaggagaaaaaaatagaaacagcAACACTAGGTGCTAAGAAGGCTCTTATTCGTTTCCTTCGTGGCCTTACAAAGAGAATCCATTATGAATACTAA